A part of Acomys russatus chromosome 21, mAcoRus1.1, whole genome shotgun sequence genomic DNA contains:
- the Riok2 gene encoding serine/threonine-protein kinase RIO2 has translation MKVLAALKSNVVYYVKHLQLAKSVACKTATERLSNDFPEPFRSKTRKYNTFHCQPSVCSYLPAPVNPERVRGPAAAEIPRDYPAASVFRGSQRRCRSSASMGKVNVAKLRYMSRDDFRVLTAVEMGMKNHEIVPCSLIASIASLKHGGCNKVLRELVKHKLIAWERTKTVQGYRLTNAGYDYLALKTLSSRQVIESVGNQMGVGKESDIYIVANEEGEQFALKLHRLGRTSFRNLKNKRDYHKHRHNVSWLYLSRLSAMKEFAYMKALYERKFPVPKPVDYNRHAVIMELINGYPLSQVRHVEDPASVYDEAMELVVKLGSHGLIHGDFNEFNLMLDKDDHITMIDFPQMVSTSHQNAEWYFDRDVRCIREFFMKRFGYESELYPTFNDIRREGSLDVEVSASGYTKEMQADDELLHPVGPDDRVTETEEEFDFSFSDEEMLEKAEVWRSETEKAPNSVDESGSSCCRSPADGKQIKEDGASEGSTDGPSFEMTELSQAVEEMKLPVLTHGSVTEFSEESNRTESDTRHDGQTGQCRSPAGSEEDEDDYPHLIALSSLNKECRPFRDEDSMRSVAQHRTRTLSVTSAGSILSCSTIPPDLVKQKVKRQLTRQQKASTRRRLQKGEASVFTKQRRENMQNIRSSLEGASFWGD, from the exons ATGAAG GTCCTGGCAGCTCTGAAAAGCAACGTGGTATATTACGTGAAACACTTGCAACTCGCCAAATCAGTCGCGTGTAAAACTGCTACTGAAAGACTGAGTAACGACTTTCCCGAACCTTTTCGTTCTAAGACCAGAAAATACAACACTTTCCATTGCCAGCCCAGCGTGTGTTCTTACCTACCAGCACCCGTAAACCCAGAGCGCGTGCGCGGGCCGGCAGCCGCGGAAATCCCGCGAGATTACCCAGCTGCTTCGGTCTTCCGGGGGAGCCAGCGTAGGTGCCGGAGTTCTGCAAGCATGGGGAAGGTGAACGTGGCCAAACTGCGGTACATGAGCCGCGATGACTTCCGGGTCCTGACCGCG GTTGAAATGGGGATGAAGAACCATGAAATTGTTCCCTGCAGCCTGATTGCGTCTATAGCCAGCCTGAAGCATGGTGGCTGTAATAAAGTCTTAAGAGAATTGGTGAAGCATAAGCTCATAGCTTGGGAACGTACTAAAA CTGTCCAGGGCTATCGGTTGACAAATGCTGGCTATGATTACCTGGCTTTGAAAACACTGTCTTCAAGACAGGTAATTGAGTCTGTTGGAAACCAGATGGGTGTTGGCAAAGAGTCAG ATATTTACATTGTAGCAAATGAAGAAGGAGAACAGTTTGCACTGAAGCTTCATAGACTGGGAAGAACCTCCTTTCGAAACCTCAAAAACAAACGGGATTACCATAAGCACAGGCATAATGTTTCTTGGCTTTATTTATCTCGTCTCTCTGCCATGAAGGAATTTGCGTATATGAAG gCATTATATGAGAGGAAATTTCCAGTTCCAAAGCCAGTTGATTACAATCGCCATGCAGTGATCATGGAGCTTATCAATGGGTATCCCCT CTCTCAGGTGCGTCATGTTGAAGACCCTGCGTCAGTCTATGATGAAGCTATGGAACTGGTAGTCAAGCTGGGAAGTCATGGGCTGATTCATGGAGATTTCAATGAGTTCAACCTCATGCTGGATAAGGATGACCACATCACCATGATTGATTTTCCACAGATGGTTTCCACTTCCCACCAGAATGCTGAATG GTATTTTGACAGAGACGTTAGATGCATCAGAGAGTTCTTCATGAAGCGTTTTGGCTATGAAAGTGAGCTCTACCCAACCTTTAATGATATTAG GAGGGAGGGCTCCCTTGATGTTGAGGTCTCTGCCAGTGGCTACACAAAGGAAATGCAAGCAGATGATGAACTGCTCCATCCGGTAGGTCCCGATGACAGAGTTACTGAAACAGAAGAGGAATTTGACTTCTCATTTTCTGATGAAGAGATGTTAGAAAAAGCCGAagtttggaggtcagagacagAAAAGGCACCAAACTCAGTAGATGAGTCTGGCAGCTCCTGTTGCCGCTCCCCTGCAGACGGCAAGCAGATAAAAGAAGATGGCGCCTCAGAGGGGAGCACTGATGGACCCAGCTTTGAAATGACCGAATTAAGTCAGGCTGTAGAAGAAATGAAACTGCCTGTTCTTACACACGGATCTGTTACTGAGTTTTCTGAGGAGAGCAATAGAACTGAAAGCGATACCAGACATGATGGCCAGACAGGTCAGTGCAGAAGCCCGGCTGGctctgaggaggatgaggatgactACCCCCATCTGATTGCCTTGTCATCACTGAACAAAGAGTGCAGGCCTTTCAG AGATGAAGACAGTATGAGGAGCGTTGCTCAACATCGAACAAGAACCCTGAGTGTTACATCTGCAGGCAGTATCCTGAGCTGCTCCACCATCCCTCCA GACCTCGTGAAGCAGAAGGTGAAGCGCCAGCTGACAAGGCAGCAGAAGGCATCTACCAGACGCCGGCTGCAGAAAGGAGAAGCCAGTGTGTTCACCAAGCAGAGGAGGGAAAACATGCAGAATATTAGATCGAGTTTGGAAGGAGCCAGCTTTTGGGGAGACTAA